The Psychrobacter sp. LV10R520-6 genome includes a region encoding these proteins:
- the dld gene encoding D-lactate dehydrogenase: MCRGRSIIVAQAANTGLTGGSTPFGDYDRPVVVISMQLLGGVHLLNDATEAIALPTTTLQQLDSILAPMGREPHSVLGSSCVGASVIGGICNSSGGMLVQRGPAYTEMALYARRSASGPFELINHLGLALGDTSEDILNNLQSGQFGELDQVDSQIGDQNDSQIDKILDSATADRACANHHYQNKVRDCESSTPARYNNDPSGLFEASGSAGKLIVFAVRVATFAKTTQEQTFYISTDQAEALTTLRRKWLKSELNLPVLAEYMHKDYNDITLRYGRDTCLSMSQLPASKIGALYRLQAKIGYYLEKWHLPQTLPDRLLQLASTFMPASLPKPLANQSRAYKYHLIIKVADDNIDAAQAFLQSHMQHYDGALHTCTPKEGAALLVFRSAATAAMFRYHNLNHKDFGELVSTDIALPRNAIDWDETLPTDLRQQVKSQFYLGHFFCHVMHQDYLLYPDIDAKRFKEELLNFYDQRQIEYPAEHNVGHIYSAKSALNRFYKKLDPTNSLNPGIGQTAKWKNWRSTPFMEE, encoded by the coding sequence CTGTGCAGAGGCAGATCCATTATTGTTGCTCAAGCCGCCAATACTGGGCTTACCGGAGGATCAACACCTTTTGGCGACTATGATCGGCCAGTGGTAGTGATATCTATGCAGTTATTAGGGGGTGTTCATCTCCTTAACGACGCTACAGAGGCGATTGCCTTACCTACCACCACCCTACAACAATTAGATTCTATCCTAGCCCCTATGGGCCGTGAGCCGCATTCAGTATTGGGCTCTAGCTGTGTCGGTGCATCAGTGATTGGTGGCATTTGCAATAGCTCAGGCGGTATGTTGGTTCAGCGCGGTCCTGCTTATACCGAAATGGCCTTGTACGCAAGACGCAGCGCCTCAGGGCCATTTGAGCTTATCAATCATTTAGGGCTAGCGCTCGGTGATACGTCAGAAGATATTTTAAATAATTTACAGTCAGGTCAATTTGGTGAGCTCGATCAGGTTGACAGTCAAATTGGTGATCAGAATGATAGCCAGATTGACAAAATCCTAGACAGCGCTACAGCTGATAGAGCTTGCGCAAACCATCACTATCAGAATAAGGTCCGCGATTGCGAGTCCTCTACACCAGCAAGATATAACAATGATCCTAGCGGTCTGTTTGAAGCATCCGGCTCAGCAGGGAAGTTGATTGTATTTGCCGTCAGAGTGGCAACATTTGCTAAAACCACTCAAGAGCAAACTTTTTATATCTCTACTGACCAGGCCGAAGCTTTAACCACGCTAAGACGAAAGTGGCTTAAGAGTGAATTGAACTTGCCGGTCTTGGCAGAGTATATGCATAAAGATTATAACGACATCACTTTGCGCTATGGGCGAGATACTTGCCTCAGTATGAGTCAATTGCCGGCTAGTAAAATAGGGGCCTTGTATCGACTGCAAGCTAAAATTGGCTATTATTTGGAGAAATGGCATCTGCCACAGACTTTGCCAGATCGTCTGCTACAGCTGGCGTCTACCTTTATGCCAGCCTCGTTACCTAAACCGCTTGCCAATCAGTCTCGTGCTTATAAATACCATCTAATTATCAAAGTGGCTGATGACAATATTGATGCCGCTCAAGCATTTTTGCAGTCTCATATGCAGCACTATGACGGGGCACTACACACGTGTACCCCGAAAGAGGGAGCAGCGTTGTTGGTATTTCGCAGTGCCGCAACGGCTGCCATGTTTCGCTATCACAATCTAAACCATAAAGATTTTGGCGAGCTGGTCTCTACAGATATCGCTTTGCCTAGAAACGCCATAGATTGGGACGAGACCCTGCCAACAGATTTACGACAACAAGTGAAAAGCCAGTTCTATCTGGGACACTTTTTTTGTCATGTCATGCACCAAGATTATCTCTTGTACCCTGATATCGACGCAAAAAGGTTCAAGGAAGAACTACTGAATTTTTATGACCAGCGCCAAATCGAGTATCCCGCTGAGCACAATGTGGGTCATATTTATAGTGCTAAGTCTGCATTAAATAGGTTTTATAAAAAACTAGATCCGACCAATTCGCTGAATCCAGGGATTGGTCAGACAGCTAAATGGAAGAATTGGCGCTCAACGCCTTTCATGGAGGAATAA
- a CDS encoding 5-guanidino-2-oxopentanoate decarboxylase, with the protein MTQSIQTPTAAAPPTIPSLTCGELLVEWLEYYGVETVFGIPGVHTVELYRGLPNTNIRHVTPRHEQGAGFMADGYYRASGKIGVCFIITGPGMTNIMTAMAQAAADSIPMLVISSVNKIDNTGSGEGHLHELHDQQGMVSKVALFSKTIWQPEALPKVIAEAFALFNGARPGPVHIQLPIDVITADASHVAKPPAKNDTDSNSLMLPQVMRPLPNPAQMDLIIECLKTAKKPVLLYGGGCVAVDSDAQKLAELIDVPTFLTINGKGLLPPAHPLSLGSNQSLEAGRALIAEADAVLAIGTELGETDYDVVFDGGFRINGTLIRIDCDAQQLQRPFRADIAVLSDAQMAITGLCERLENKGLDHKAKEQVAQVKQALIESMPASFAGQNALLKLIRDEVKDVIIVGDSTQPVYSGNHGFEALSTRKWFNSSTGFGTLGYGLPAAIGAMLATNDPVISLIGDGGIQFTIAELICAAELELPLIVLVWNNQGYGEIRRYMEERGLPLIGVNIKTPNFEPLAAGFGAGYRRITGKQQLIEALQQDIKGQQPIIYEVDEADDFIAEMGKTFTYFS; encoded by the coding sequence ATGACGCAATCGATACAGACGCCAACAGCGGCTGCGCCGCCAACTATTCCATCGTTGACCTGTGGAGAGCTATTAGTAGAGTGGCTGGAGTATTACGGGGTAGAGACCGTATTTGGTATTCCTGGCGTGCATACCGTAGAGCTGTATCGTGGCTTACCGAATACCAATATTCGTCACGTTACGCCGCGTCATGAGCAAGGTGCTGGATTCATGGCCGATGGCTATTATCGCGCTTCTGGCAAAATTGGGGTTTGCTTTATTATTACTGGCCCTGGAATGACTAATATCATGACCGCCATGGCGCAAGCAGCGGCTGACTCTATACCGATGCTAGTAATTTCTAGTGTCAATAAAATTGATAATACAGGCAGTGGTGAAGGGCACTTGCATGAACTGCATGATCAGCAAGGCATGGTAAGTAAAGTTGCACTGTTTAGCAAAACCATCTGGCAACCTGAAGCTTTGCCTAAAGTCATCGCTGAAGCCTTTGCTTTATTTAATGGTGCCCGTCCAGGCCCGGTCCATATTCAGTTGCCTATTGATGTAATCACAGCAGATGCCAGTCATGTGGCCAAGCCACCTGCAAAAAATGACACCGATTCAAATAGTTTAATGCTGCCTCAGGTAATGAGACCACTGCCCAATCCAGCGCAAATGGATTTAATTATTGAGTGTCTAAAGACCGCAAAAAAACCAGTCTTACTCTACGGTGGCGGCTGTGTTGCTGTCGATAGTGATGCGCAGAAACTCGCAGAACTCATAGATGTGCCAACATTTTTGACCATTAATGGCAAAGGTCTGTTGCCGCCTGCTCACCCATTAAGTTTGGGCAGCAATCAGTCGTTGGAAGCAGGCAGAGCGCTTATTGCTGAGGCAGATGCGGTGCTAGCAATCGGTACCGAACTTGGCGAAACCGATTACGATGTGGTGTTTGATGGTGGCTTTCGTATTAATGGCACACTCATTCGGATTGACTGCGATGCCCAGCAGCTACAACGTCCGTTTAGAGCTGATATTGCTGTATTATCCGATGCCCAAATGGCCATTACTGGATTGTGCGAGCGCTTAGAAAATAAAGGTTTAGATCATAAGGCCAAAGAGCAAGTAGCTCAGGTAAAGCAGGCACTGATAGAGTCTATGCCGGCAAGCTTTGCCGGTCAAAATGCCCTACTTAAGCTGATTCGAGATGAAGTAAAAGACGTCATTATCGTTGGTGATTCAACACAGCCTGTCTATAGCGGCAATCATGGATTTGAGGCTTTAAGTACCCGCAAGTGGTTTAATTCATCGACCGGGTTTGGCACCTTAGGTTATGGGCTGCCCGCTGCTATCGGTGCCATGCTAGCGACAAATGATCCGGTGATTAGTCTAATCGGCGACGGTGGTATTCAGTTTACGATAGCTGAGCTCATCTGTGCCGCAGAGCTTGAACTGCCGCTTATTGTATTAGTGTGGAATAACCAAGGCTATGGAGAGATTCGTCGCTATATGGAAGAGCGGGGGCTGCCGTTAATTGGAGTCAATATTAAAACCCCTAACTTTGAGCCACTGGCAGCAGGCTTTGGAGCCGGCTATCGCAGAATCACTGGGAAACAGCAGTTAATAGAAGCTCTGCAACAGGATATTAAAGGCCAGCAACCGATTATTTATGAAGTCGATGAAGCCGATGATTTCATTGCCGAGATGGGCAAGACCTTTACTTATTTTAGCTAA